In Syngnathus scovelli strain Florida chromosome 10, RoL_Ssco_1.2, whole genome shotgun sequence, the following are encoded in one genomic region:
- the LOC125975516 gene encoding ELAV-like protein 1 isoform X2: protein MALRRGHVRYLKVCEVQASQKDIRDAEGAGGAKEMYDNGYGEHAAEDDNARTNLIVNYLPQSMNQEELRNLFSNVGEVESAKLIRDKVAGNSLGYGFVNFVNASDAERAISSLNGLRLQSKTIKVSYARPSSDTIKDANLYISGLPRTISQQDLEDMFSRYGHIINSRVLVDQASGLSRGVAFIRFDKRAEAEEAIKQLNGHTPAGGSEPITVKFAANPNQARNSQLVSQMYHGQSRRFAGPVHHQTQRFRFSPMSVEHMGAGGGASGTPSGWCIFIYNLGQEADEAMLWQLFGPFGAVSNVKVIRDFSSNKCKGFGFVTMNNYEEAAMAIHNLNGYRLGDKVLQVSFKTSKGHK from the exons ATGGCGCTGAGACGAGGGCACGTGAGGTACCTGAAG GTGTGCGAGGTGCAGGCGTCCCAGAAGGACATCAGAGACGCTGAAGGAGCCGGCGGAGCAAAG GAGATGTACGACAATGGCTACGGCGAGCACGCCGCCGAGGACGACAACGCCAGAACCAACCTGATCGTCAACTACCTGCCGCAAAGCATGAACCAGGAGGAACTGCGCAACCTGTTCAGCAATGTCGGCGAGGTGGAGTCGGCGAAGCTGATTCGGGACAAAGTCGCAG GAAACAGTTTAGGTTACGGCTTTGttaactttgttaacgctagtgATGCCGAGAGGGCAATCAGTTCCCTCAACGGCCTGAGGCTTCAGTCTAAAACCATCAAG GTGTCGTACGCCCGTCCCAGCTCAGACACCATCAAAGATGCCAATCTGTACATTAGCGGCCTGCCGCGCACCATCAGCCAGCAGGACCTGGAAGACATGTTTTCTCGCTACGGGCACATCATCAATTCCCGTGTGCTGGTGGACCAGGCATCAG GTCTGTCGAGGGGCGTGGCCTTCATCCGATTCGACAAGAGGGCTGAGGCTGAAGAGGCCATCAAGCAGCTCAACGGGCACACGCCGGCCGGCGGCTCCGAGCCCATCACGGTCAAGTTTGCCGCCAATCCCAACCAGGCCAGGAACTCTCAGCTTGTGTCACAAATGTACCATGGCCAATCGCGACGCTTCGCTGGACCTGTGCACCACCAGACACAGAGGTTCAG GTTCTCTCCAATGAGCGTGGAGCACATGGGCGCAGGAGGAGGGGCTTCGGGAACCCCGTCAGGATGGTGCATCTTCATCTACAACCTGGGCCAGGAAGCGGACGAGGCCATGCTGTGGCAGCTCTTCGGGCCTTTTGGCGCCGTCAGCAATGTCAAGGTCATCCGCGACTTCAGCAGCAACAAATGCAAAGGCTTCGGCTTTGTCACCATGAACAACTACGAGGAGGCGGCCATGGCCATACACAACCTCAATGGCTACCGGCTGGGGGACAAAGTCCTCCAGGTGTCCTTCAAGACCAGCAAAGGACACAAGTAG
- the LOC125975516 gene encoding ELAV-like protein 1 isoform X1, giving the protein MALRRGHVRYLKVCEVQASQKDIRDAEGAGGAKEMYDNGYGEHAAEDDNARTNLIVNYLPQSMNQEELRNLFSNVGEVESAKLIRDKVAGNSLGYGFVNFVNASDAERAISSLNGLRLQSKTIKVSYARPSSDTIKDANLYISGLPRTISQQDLEDMFSRYGHIINSRVLVDQASGKHTRMPGSGHIQLTHALGHLGLSRGVAFIRFDKRAEAEEAIKQLNGHTPAGGSEPITVKFAANPNQARNSQLVSQMYHGQSRRFAGPVHHQTQRFRFSPMSVEHMGAGGGASGTPSGWCIFIYNLGQEADEAMLWQLFGPFGAVSNVKVIRDFSSNKCKGFGFVTMNNYEEAAMAIHNLNGYRLGDKVLQVSFKTSKGHK; this is encoded by the exons ATGGCGCTGAGACGAGGGCACGTGAGGTACCTGAAG GTGTGCGAGGTGCAGGCGTCCCAGAAGGACATCAGAGACGCTGAAGGAGCCGGCGGAGCAAAG GAGATGTACGACAATGGCTACGGCGAGCACGCCGCCGAGGACGACAACGCCAGAACCAACCTGATCGTCAACTACCTGCCGCAAAGCATGAACCAGGAGGAACTGCGCAACCTGTTCAGCAATGTCGGCGAGGTGGAGTCGGCGAAGCTGATTCGGGACAAAGTCGCAG GAAACAGTTTAGGTTACGGCTTTGttaactttgttaacgctagtgATGCCGAGAGGGCAATCAGTTCCCTCAACGGCCTGAGGCTTCAGTCTAAAACCATCAAG GTGTCGTACGCCCGTCCCAGCTCAGACACCATCAAAGATGCCAATCTGTACATTAGCGGCCTGCCGCGCACCATCAGCCAGCAGGACCTGGAAGACATGTTTTCTCGCTACGGGCACATCATCAATTCCCGTGTGCTGGTGGACCAGGCATCAGGTAAGCACACACGCATGCCAGGCAGCGGTCACATCCAGCTCACACATGCGCTCGGCCATTTAGGTCTGTCGAGGGGCGTGGCCTTCATCCGATTCGACAAGAGGGCTGAGGCTGAAGAGGCCATCAAGCAGCTCAACGGGCACACGCCGGCCGGCGGCTCCGAGCCCATCACGGTCAAGTTTGCCGCCAATCCCAACCAGGCCAGGAACTCTCAGCTTGTGTCACAAATGTACCATGGCCAATCGCGACGCTTCGCTGGACCTGTGCACCACCAGACACAGAGGTTCAG GTTCTCTCCAATGAGCGTGGAGCACATGGGCGCAGGAGGAGGGGCTTCGGGAACCCCGTCAGGATGGTGCATCTTCATCTACAACCTGGGCCAGGAAGCGGACGAGGCCATGCTGTGGCAGCTCTTCGGGCCTTTTGGCGCCGTCAGCAATGTCAAGGTCATCCGCGACTTCAGCAGCAACAAATGCAAAGGCTTCGGCTTTGTCACCATGAACAACTACGAGGAGGCGGCCATGGCCATACACAACCTCAATGGCTACCGGCTGGGGGACAAAGTCCTCCAGGTGTCCTTCAAGACCAGCAAAGGACACAAGTAG
- the LOC125975516 gene encoding ELAV-like protein 1 isoform X3 has product MYDNGYGEHAAEDDNARTNLIVNYLPQSMNQEELRNLFSNVGEVESAKLIRDKVAGNSLGYGFVNFVNASDAERAISSLNGLRLQSKTIKVSYARPSSDTIKDANLYISGLPRTISQQDLEDMFSRYGHIINSRVLVDQASGKHTRMPGSGHIQLTHALGHLGLSRGVAFIRFDKRAEAEEAIKQLNGHTPAGGSEPITVKFAANPNQARNSQLVSQMYHGQSRRFAGPVHHQTQRFRFSPMSVEHMGAGGGASGTPSGWCIFIYNLGQEADEAMLWQLFGPFGAVSNVKVIRDFSSNKCKGFGFVTMNNYEEAAMAIHNLNGYRLGDKVLQVSFKTSKGHK; this is encoded by the exons ATGTACGACAATGGCTACGGCGAGCACGCCGCCGAGGACGACAACGCCAGAACCAACCTGATCGTCAACTACCTGCCGCAAAGCATGAACCAGGAGGAACTGCGCAACCTGTTCAGCAATGTCGGCGAGGTGGAGTCGGCGAAGCTGATTCGGGACAAAGTCGCAG GAAACAGTTTAGGTTACGGCTTTGttaactttgttaacgctagtgATGCCGAGAGGGCAATCAGTTCCCTCAACGGCCTGAGGCTTCAGTCTAAAACCATCAAG GTGTCGTACGCCCGTCCCAGCTCAGACACCATCAAAGATGCCAATCTGTACATTAGCGGCCTGCCGCGCACCATCAGCCAGCAGGACCTGGAAGACATGTTTTCTCGCTACGGGCACATCATCAATTCCCGTGTGCTGGTGGACCAGGCATCAGGTAAGCACACACGCATGCCAGGCAGCGGTCACATCCAGCTCACACATGCGCTCGGCCATTTAGGTCTGTCGAGGGGCGTGGCCTTCATCCGATTCGACAAGAGGGCTGAGGCTGAAGAGGCCATCAAGCAGCTCAACGGGCACACGCCGGCCGGCGGCTCCGAGCCCATCACGGTCAAGTTTGCCGCCAATCCCAACCAGGCCAGGAACTCTCAGCTTGTGTCACAAATGTACCATGGCCAATCGCGACGCTTCGCTGGACCTGTGCACCACCAGACACAGAGGTTCAG GTTCTCTCCAATGAGCGTGGAGCACATGGGCGCAGGAGGAGGGGCTTCGGGAACCCCGTCAGGATGGTGCATCTTCATCTACAACCTGGGCCAGGAAGCGGACGAGGCCATGCTGTGGCAGCTCTTCGGGCCTTTTGGCGCCGTCAGCAATGTCAAGGTCATCCGCGACTTCAGCAGCAACAAATGCAAAGGCTTCGGCTTTGTCACCATGAACAACTACGAGGAGGCGGCCATGGCCATACACAACCTCAATGGCTACCGGCTGGGGGACAAAGTCCTCCAGGTGTCCTTCAAGACCAGCAAAGGACACAAGTAG